A window of the Pseudomonas furukawaii genome harbors these coding sequences:
- a CDS encoding AhpA/YtjB family protein gives MTRPTSVKPDNFFLLIFHALRQRRVPIALRIASHSLLLVALALVIYAWVMGMQFKQAMQQQADALGQSLTAQTAASATELLVSNDILSLNVLLNNLVKNPLVAHAAIYSVDNRILAEAGSRPKQGLLGETEGLYSTPITFQEVIAGHLRLSLDMEQFQQPMTISLQSMGLLSLILLALTLSLSLRLGRHISTPLLQLRVWLRDPDDPAPGAGRQDEIGDLARQLQARLVPEKPEPEPIDEEDFADIEDDFREPEPRHEPDDDEDDFEVRDLRDERYDDDEETPSKLFTPDEEDPFADLREELEEPEPEAKPTPVAAEAPRRSAVLAIQLGAQDQLRRLPRSRLMDLLQRYRDCLDQAARLYQGQLLTLNDGSSLMLFHSEDADEDYLTHALCCGELMRALGHALQIEVADSGITLQLQLGLTLGDDLSGLGQGDLLLDETTQSALALSQHSRNLLLVERAVAEDDLVRQRARIRAITSPEGACCVERLLEPYPSLLERQLARMHEARAH, from the coding sequence GTGACCCGGCCCACATCCGTCAAGCCCGACAATTTCTTCCTGCTGATCTTCCACGCCCTGCGCCAGCGGCGTGTGCCGATCGCCCTGCGCATCGCCAGCCACAGCCTGCTGCTCGTGGCCCTGGCGCTGGTTATCTACGCCTGGGTGATGGGCATGCAGTTCAAGCAGGCCATGCAACAGCAGGCCGATGCCCTGGGCCAGAGCCTGACCGCCCAGACCGCGGCCTCCGCCACGGAGCTGCTGGTGTCCAACGACATCCTCAGCCTCAACGTCCTGCTCAACAACCTGGTGAAGAACCCGCTGGTGGCCCATGCGGCCATCTACAGCGTGGACAACCGCATCCTCGCCGAGGCCGGCTCAAGGCCCAAGCAGGGCTTGCTGGGCGAGACCGAAGGCCTCTACTCGACGCCGATCACCTTCCAGGAAGTGATCGCCGGGCACCTGCGCCTCAGCCTCGACATGGAGCAGTTCCAGCAGCCCATGACCATCAGCCTGCAGAGCATGGGGCTGCTCAGCCTGATCCTGCTGGCCCTGACCCTGTCCCTGAGCCTGCGCCTCGGGCGTCACATCTCCACGCCGCTGCTGCAGTTGCGCGTCTGGTTGCGAGACCCCGACGACCCCGCTCCCGGTGCCGGCCGGCAGGACGAGATCGGCGACCTGGCGCGTCAGCTGCAGGCCCGACTGGTGCCCGAGAAGCCGGAGCCCGAGCCCATCGACGAAGAGGACTTCGCCGATATCGAAGACGATTTCCGGGAACCCGAGCCGAGGCATGAGCCGGACGACGACGAAGACGACTTCGAGGTCCGCGACCTGCGGGACGAGCGCTACGACGACGACGAGGAAACCCCGAGCAAACTCTTCACGCCGGACGAAGAAGACCCCTTCGCCGACCTGCGGGAGGAGCTCGAGGAGCCCGAGCCCGAGGCGAAGCCGACGCCCGTGGCGGCCGAAGCGCCCCGCCGCAGTGCGGTGCTGGCCATCCAGCTGGGGGCCCAGGACCAGCTCCGCCGCCTGCCGCGCAGCCGCCTGATGGACCTGCTGCAACGCTACCGCGACTGCCTGGATCAGGCCGCCCGCCTCTACCAGGGGCAACTGCTGACCCTCAACGACGGCAGCAGCCTGATGCTTTTCCACAGCGAGGACGCCGACGAGGACTACCTGACCCATGCGCTCTGCTGCGGCGAACTGATGCGCGCCCTGGGCCATGCCCTGCAGATCGAAGTGGCCGACAGCGGCATCACCCTGCAGCTGCAACTGGGCCTGACCCTGGGCGACGACCTGTCCGGACTGGGCCAGGGCGACCTGCTGCTGGACGAGACCACCCAGAGCGCCCTGGCCCTCAGCCAGCACAGCCGCAACCTCCTGCTGGTGGAGCGCGCCGTCGCCGAAGACGACCTGGTACGCCAGCGCGCCCGTATCCGCGCCATCACCAGTCCGGAAGGCGCCTGCTGCGTCGAACGCCTGCTGGAGCCTTATCCGTCCCTGCTGGAGCGCCAACTGGCGCGCATGCACGAAGCCCGCGCGCACTGA
- the serB gene encoding phosphoserine phosphatase SerB — protein MREIVLINITGEDRPGLTAAITGVLAQGGVNILDIGQAVIHDTLSFGILVEIPDNAEASSVLKDVLFTAYKLDQQVRFTPVSESDYQQWVAGQGKSRYIVTLLTRKVSAEQLQRVSAITAKYGLNIDHIDRLSGRMSLDMPADQGKGCIEFSVRGEPADPTALRAEFLSVAQELNVDIAFQRDSVFRRNRRLAVFDMDSTLIEAEVIDELAKAAGVGDQVAEITERAMRGELDFRASFKERLGLLKGLSEEVLEEIGASLRLTEGAETLFAELKRLGYKTAILSGGFTYFARQLQAKLGIDYVFANELEIVDGKLTGVAIEPIVDAQRKADLLAELARKEGLRLEQTIAVGDGANDLPMLGLAGLGVAFRAKPLVKQSAKQAISNLGLDCILYLLGFRDRDGQE, from the coding sequence TTGCGCGAGATTGTCCTGATCAACATCACGGGCGAAGACCGTCCCGGTCTGACGGCCGCCATCACGGGCGTGCTGGCCCAGGGCGGCGTGAACATCCTGGACATCGGCCAGGCGGTGATCCACGACACCCTGTCCTTCGGCATCCTGGTGGAAATCCCGGATAACGCCGAGGCTTCGTCCGTGCTCAAGGACGTGCTGTTCACCGCTTACAAGCTGGATCAGCAGGTGCGTTTCACGCCGGTTTCCGAATCCGACTACCAGCAATGGGTCGCCGGGCAGGGCAAGAGCCGCTACATCGTCACGCTGCTGACCCGCAAGGTGAGCGCCGAGCAGTTGCAGCGAGTCAGCGCCATCACCGCCAAGTACGGCCTGAACATCGATCACATCGACCGCCTGTCGGGGCGCATGTCCCTGGACATGCCCGCCGACCAGGGCAAGGGCTGCATCGAGTTCTCCGTGCGCGGCGAGCCTGCCGACCCCACCGCCCTGCGGGCCGAGTTCCTCAGCGTGGCCCAGGAGCTCAACGTGGACATCGCCTTCCAGCGTGATTCGGTGTTCCGTCGCAACCGCCGGTTGGCGGTGTTCGACATGGATTCCACCCTGATCGAGGCGGAGGTGATCGACGAACTGGCCAAGGCCGCAGGCGTCGGTGACCAGGTGGCCGAGATCACCGAGCGCGCCATGCGCGGCGAGCTGGATTTCCGCGCCAGCTTCAAGGAACGCCTGGGCCTGCTCAAGGGGCTGTCCGAGGAAGTGCTGGAGGAAATCGGCGCGTCGTTGCGCCTGACCGAGGGCGCGGAAACCCTGTTCGCCGAACTCAAGCGCCTGGGCTACAAGACGGCGATTCTCTCCGGCGGCTTCACCTACTTCGCCAGGCAGCTGCAGGCGAAGCTGGGCATCGACTATGTCTTCGCCAATGAACTGGAGATCGTTGACGGCAAGCTCACCGGCGTGGCCATCGAGCCCATAGTCGACGCCCAGCGCAAGGCCGATCTGCTGGCCGAGCTGGCCCGCAAGGAAGGCCTGCGCCTGGAGCAGACCATCGCGGTGGGAGACGGTGCCAACGACCTGCCGATGCTGGGCCTGGCGGGCCTGGGCGTGGCCTTCCGGGCCAAGCCGCTGGTCAAGCAGTCGGCCAAGCAGGCCATCTCCAACCTGGGGCTGGACTGCATTCTCTACCTGCTCGGCTTCCGTGACCGCGACGGCCAGGAGTAG
- a CDS encoding PqiC family protein, with the protein MMTVRFPLALMLVSLLGLTGCMHSPPVPMFQLDPGTPEVPSEKAGMQVLLGPVTVADYLQRETLLQRQPDGSLTAASDGRWAGSLAADIDQLLLRQLSWRLDSQRLVLAPGNPGFTPEVQVLVTISRLDSGPQRPAVLEAQWRLLDRAGKLRDSRLVRLEEPHAGTAADQVRAQSALLQQLAGQLADAVKPLEGQQPVAETPRKPAQPAAAAKPKAPPQPKIPMAAPVRTDVEVFRF; encoded by the coding sequence TTGATGACCGTGCGTTTTCCCCTGGCTCTGATGCTGGTGAGCCTGCTTGGCCTTACCGGCTGCATGCATAGCCCCCCCGTTCCCATGTTCCAGCTGGACCCCGGTACTCCGGAAGTACCGTCGGAGAAGGCTGGCATGCAAGTGCTGCTCGGTCCGGTGACCGTGGCTGACTACCTTCAGCGTGAAACCCTCCTGCAACGGCAGCCCGACGGCAGCCTCACCGCCGCGAGCGATGGCCGCTGGGCGGGCAGCCTGGCGGCGGATATCGACCAGTTGCTGCTGCGCCAGCTGTCCTGGCGCCTGGACAGCCAGCGCCTGGTCCTGGCCCCGGGCAATCCCGGCTTTACCCCCGAAGTGCAGGTGCTGGTGACCATCAGTCGCCTGGATTCCGGCCCTCAGCGGCCCGCGGTGCTGGAAGCGCAGTGGCGCTTGCTGGATCGTGCCGGCAAGTTGCGCGACAGCCGCCTGGTGCGACTGGAGGAGCCCCACGCGGGGACGGCTGCCGACCAGGTACGGGCCCAGAGTGCGTTGTTGCAGCAATTGGCCGGACAACTGGCCGATGCGGTGAAACCCCTGGAAGGCCAGCAGCCGGTTGCGGAGACCCCGCGCAAGCCGGCCCAGCCCGCAGCTGCCGCCAAGCCCAAGGCGCCGCCGCAACCGAAGATTCCCATGGCGGCGCCTGTGCGCACCGATGTAGAGGTGTTCCGGTTCTAG